A stretch of Myxococcus hansupus DNA encodes these proteins:
- a CDS encoding UDP-glucose dehydrogenase family protein: protein MRIAIIGTGYVGLVAGTCFADSGNDVTCVDIDERKIRMLQAGEVPIYEPGLEELIKKNVREKRLFFTRDLPEAVTNAQVVFIAVGTPEGESGDADLQYVLAAAEQVGKAMKQYTVVVDKSTVPVGTADKVREAIRGVTSVEFDVVSNPEFLKEGAALDDFLKPDRVVIGVDSERARKVMGDLYSPFVRTENPILFMDTRSAELTKYAANAMLATRISFMNDIAALCEKVGADVDFVRKGLGSDKRIGYPFLFPGVGYGGSCFPKDVKALVATARDYGLELDLLRAVERTNERQKKLLVNKATKHYGSLEGRKFGVWGLAFKPKTDDMREAPSIEVIEGLIGKGAQVIAHDPVSPHTAKRVFGERIRYASVPYEALEGVDGLFVVTEWNEFRHPDFERMKSLMKSPVVFDGRNVYDPARMRELGFTYYGIGRR from the coding sequence ATGCGTATTGCCATCATCGGAACCGGCTACGTCGGCCTTGTCGCGGGCACCTGCTTCGCGGACTCGGGCAACGACGTCACGTGCGTGGACATCGACGAGCGGAAGATCCGCATGCTCCAGGCAGGCGAAGTGCCCATCTACGAGCCGGGTCTGGAAGAGCTCATCAAGAAGAACGTGCGTGAGAAGCGCCTGTTCTTCACGCGGGACCTGCCCGAGGCGGTGACCAACGCGCAGGTCGTCTTCATCGCCGTGGGCACGCCCGAGGGTGAGAGCGGCGACGCCGACCTCCAGTACGTGCTGGCCGCCGCCGAGCAGGTCGGCAAGGCGATGAAGCAGTACACGGTGGTGGTGGACAAGAGCACCGTGCCGGTGGGCACCGCGGACAAGGTTCGCGAGGCCATCCGCGGCGTGACGAGCGTGGAGTTCGACGTCGTCTCCAACCCGGAGTTCCTCAAGGAAGGCGCCGCGCTGGACGACTTCCTCAAGCCGGACCGCGTCGTCATCGGCGTGGACTCCGAGCGCGCGCGCAAGGTGATGGGGGACCTGTACTCGCCCTTCGTGCGCACCGAGAACCCGATTCTCTTCATGGACACGCGTTCGGCGGAGCTGACGAAGTACGCGGCCAACGCGATGCTGGCCACGCGCATCTCGTTCATGAACGACATCGCCGCGCTCTGCGAGAAGGTGGGCGCGGACGTGGACTTCGTGCGCAAGGGCCTGGGCTCGGACAAGCGCATTGGCTACCCGTTCCTCTTCCCGGGCGTGGGCTACGGCGGCTCCTGCTTCCCCAAGGACGTGAAGGCGCTGGTGGCCACCGCGCGTGACTACGGCCTGGAGCTGGACCTGCTGCGCGCCGTGGAGCGCACCAACGAGCGCCAGAAGAAGCTGCTGGTGAACAAGGCCACCAAGCACTACGGCTCGCTGGAGGGCCGCAAGTTCGGCGTGTGGGGTCTGGCCTTCAAGCCGAAGACGGACGACATGCGCGAGGCGCCGTCCATCGAGGTCATCGAGGGCCTCATCGGCAAGGGCGCCCAGGTCATCGCGCATGACCCGGTGTCCCCGCACACCGCCAAGCGCGTCTTCGGTGAGCGCATCCGCTACGCGTCGGTGCCCTACGAGGCGCTGGAGGGCGTGGACGGCCTCTTCGTGGTGACGGAGTGGAACGAGTTCCGCCACCCGGACTTCGAGCGCATGAAGTCGCTGATGAAGTCGCCCGTCGTGTTCGACGGCCGCAACGTGTACGACCCGGCGCGCATGCGTGAGCTGGGCTTCACGTACTACGGCATCGGCCGGCGGTAG
- a CDS encoding nucleotidyltransferase family protein: protein MSAASLLDTFRVLSSFDPPRGALRGAPWEAYVDWAIVQGLAPLAAYNLEYRLGAGNAPEWARDKLLSIYQGSVNDNVMKLVNFKRIVGALEGRKLVLMGPASFADTLYPHVGFRPVPELQMLMKRLDVEGFAGFLANHEFVPEPDTENSGATKVVSDGRTVILLYSDVLGPRRREQAAGILERAKPMRVYGPSLFRPDLEDAVLLTAMEHARQGYAVPWVSFIDLRELVTGAKWMGGVYSRPLDVPALLSRAAEWRLERALYTSLSIVTRLFPETAPAATAALPPLRRATRELLDRTVVGPVCTPGQTSALKGMERVRRLLTGQ from the coding sequence ATGTCCGCCGCCAGTCTGCTCGACACCTTCCGCGTGCTCTCCTCGTTCGATCCGCCCCGTGGCGCGCTGCGAGGGGCGCCGTGGGAGGCGTACGTGGATTGGGCCATCGTCCAGGGCCTGGCGCCGCTGGCGGCCTACAACCTGGAATACCGGTTGGGCGCGGGCAACGCTCCCGAGTGGGCGCGGGACAAGCTGCTGAGCATCTACCAGGGCTCCGTCAACGACAACGTGATGAAGCTCGTGAACTTCAAGCGCATCGTGGGCGCGCTGGAGGGGCGCAAGCTGGTGCTGATGGGACCGGCGTCCTTCGCGGACACGCTCTATCCCCACGTGGGCTTCCGGCCGGTGCCCGAGCTTCAGATGCTGATGAAGCGCCTGGACGTGGAGGGCTTCGCCGGCTTCCTGGCCAACCACGAGTTCGTCCCGGAGCCCGACACCGAGAACAGCGGCGCCACGAAGGTGGTGTCGGACGGGCGCACCGTCATCCTGCTCTACTCGGACGTGCTGGGGCCCCGGCGCCGCGAGCAGGCCGCGGGCATCCTCGAGCGCGCCAAGCCGATGCGCGTCTACGGCCCCTCCCTGTTCCGCCCGGACCTGGAGGACGCGGTGCTGCTGACGGCGATGGAGCACGCGCGCCAGGGCTACGCGGTGCCGTGGGTGTCCTTCATCGACCTGCGCGAGCTCGTCACCGGCGCGAAGTGGATGGGCGGCGTGTACTCGCGGCCGTTGGATGTGCCGGCGCTGCTGTCCCGCGCCGCGGAGTGGCGCCTGGAGCGGGCCCTCTACACGTCCCTGTCCATTGTCACGCGCCTGTTTCCGGAGACCGCCCCGGCCGCCACGGCCGCGCTGCCGCCGCTGCGGAGGGCGACGCGAGAGCTGCTGGACAGGACGGTGGTGGGTCCTGTCTGCACCCCCGGACAGACGTCCGCCCTCAAGGGGATGGAGCGGGTGCGCCGCTTGCTCACGGGCCAGTAA